Proteins encoded by one window of Fusarium graminearum PH-1 chromosome 1, whole genome shotgun sequence:
- a CDS encoding deoxyhypusine synthase codes for MASNSDAPPAAATEAVLVKSEEMPKDAQKVEELDFNKLKSPITAEDLFEGMRHMGFQASSMCEAVRIINDMRAWKDPETGDKTTIFLGYTSNLISSGLRGVLRWLVEHNHVSCIVTTAGGVEEDFIKCLADTYVGSFSTPGADLRRKGLNRIGNLVVPNANYCAFEDWVVPILDKMLEEQEASKGTEEEINWTPSKVIHRLGKEINDERSVYYWAYKNNIPVFCPAITDGSLGDMLYFHTFKSSPQQLKIDLVEDIRRINTIAVRAKRAGMIILGGGIVKHHIANACLMRNGAESAVYINTAQEFDGSDAGARPDEAVSWGKIKIGADNVKVYMEATACFPFIVANTFAKDIGKEDQK; via the exons ATGGCCTCCAACTCTGATGCTCCGCCCGCAGCGGCCACAGAGGCTGTCCTCGTCAAGTCCGAAGAGATGCCCAAGGATGCCCAGAAGGTTGAGGAGCTGgacttcaacaaactcaagagTCCTATCACTGCAGAGGATCTCTTCGAGGGCATGCGCCACATGGGGTTCCAGGCGTCTTCCATGTGTGAAGCCGTGAGGATCATCAACGACATG CGTGCGTGGAAAGACCCCGAGACtggtgacaagaccaccaTCTTCCTGGGCTATACTtccaatctcatctcgtcgGGTCTTCGAGGCGTCTTGCGCTGGCTCGTAGAGCACAACCATGTCTCGTGCATCGTCACCACTGCTGGTGGTGTCGAGGAAGATTTCATCAAGTGTCTTGCAGACACCTACGTTGGCTCTTTCAGCACCCCTGGAGCCGATCTCCGTCGCAAGGGTCTCAACCGAATTGGAAATCTCGTGGTTCCAAATGCCAACTACTGTGCCTTTGAGGATTGGGTCGTTCctattcttgacaagatgcttGAGGAGCAAGAGGCCAGCAAGGGCACGGAAGAGGAGATTAACTGGACACCATCCAAGGTAATTCACCGATTGGGTAAGGAGATAAACGATGAGCGATCCGTCTATTACTGGGCGTATAAGAACAACATCCCTGTGTTTTGCCCCGCCATCACCGATGGCAGTCTGGGCGATATGCTCTACTTCCATACTTTCAAGTCCTCGCCTCAGCAGTTGAAGATCGATTTGGTTGAGGATATTCGTCGCATCAACACGATTGCTGTTCGAGCCAAGCGAGCCGGTATGATCATCCTTGGAGGCGGTATCGTCAAGCACCACATTGCCAACGCATGCTTGATGCGTAACGGCGCCGAATCTGCTGTCTACATCAACACCGCACAAGAGTTCGACGGTAGTGATGCTGGTGCCAGGCCAGATGAAGCTGTATCATGgggcaagatcaagatcggAGCGGACAACGTCAAGGTCTACATGGAGGCGACAGCCTGCTTCCCCTTTATTGTTGCAAATACGTTTGCTAAGGACATCGGGAAGGAGGATCAAAAATAA